A single region of the Salmo salar chromosome ssa16, Ssal_v3.1, whole genome shotgun sequence genome encodes:
- the LOC106574166 gene encoding probable ATP-dependent RNA helicase DDX59, with translation MFMPRALKVKRPTDNTSQVLKKKCKVSQDGENEGNDGTGQPPNPSLQTSTTAPYESVETDMNTETQAKPDYQDTHLPRLEQGCPVRAPEDQQSSESESSTEESEEEEPVKSFRKSQRWPEPGEPVCVMCARFGEYICDSTDNDVCSLECKASHLAKMGMGTGEDAFKRDDTEEKRTSQCGQPAVDRAGNSVEDVYKDYSYKEDAFISGLTEEQVQRVKQELGIVTEGSEVGRPIIEFEQCNLPSTLSANLKKAGYEAPTPVQMQMVPVGLAGRDVIASADTGSGKTVAFLLPVVVCALKRLVEGGLGGPAALILTPTRELAIQIERQTKELVLGLPNMRTGLLVGGMPLPPQLHRLKSTIKIIIATPGRLLEILKQKAVQLDGVRVVVVDEADTMLKMGFQQQILKVLENIPEEHQTLLTSATIPKGTEQLAARLTQDPVRIAIGDRNQPCADIRQIVLWVEEPSKKKKLFEILNDGKLYQPPVVVFVDCKLGADLLCEAVKKIMGLNAVAIHSDKTQWERNRILKGLLEGDFEVVVSTGVLGRGLDLVNVKLVVNFDMPPNMDEYVHQVGRAGRLGHRGTAITFVNNDNKRLFLEVVNRVKPTGSQLPPQLLNSPHLHEQQRRDKQKAKQRGEDDIMVTKNNLLDIIRKHNRSSKR, from the exons ATGTTTATGCCAAGAGCACTGAAAGTGAAGAGACCAACAGACAACACAAGTCAGGTGCTTAAGAAGAAGTGCAAGGTGAGCCAGGACGGAGAAAATGAAGGCAATGATGGCACAGGACAACCCCCCAACCCCAGCCTTCAGACTTCCACTACAGCTCCCTATGAGAGTGTAGAGACAGACATGAACACTGAGACACAGGCGAAGCCTGATTACCAGGACACACACCTTCCAAGACTGGAGCAGGGTTGTCCTGTACGAGCACCAGAGGACCAACAGTCCTCAGAGTCTGAGTCCAGCACCGAGGAAAGCGAAGAAGAGGAGCCTGTAAAATCCTTCAGAAAGAGCCAGAGATGGCCCGAACCAGGGGAGCCCGTCTGCGTCATGTGTGCTCGCTTCGGGGAGTACATCTGCGACAGCACTGACAATGATGTGTGCAGCCTAGAGTGCAAGGCCAGTCACCTGGCTAAAATGGGCATGGGCACAGGGGAAGATGCCTTTAAACGTGATGacacagaggagaagaggactTCACAATGTGGACAGCCAGCCGTTGACAGAGCTGGCAATAGTGTTGAGGATGTATACAAGGACTATTCCTACAAGGAAGATGCATTTATCTCTGGGTTGACAGAGGAGCAAGTGCAGCGGGTAAAACAGGAGCTGGGCATTGTGACAGAGGGCAGTGAGGTGGGCAGGCCCATCATAGAGTTTGAGCAATGTAACCTTCCCTCGACTCTTAGTGCCAACCTGAAGAAGGCAGGGTATGAGGCTCCCACCCCTGTTCAGATGCAGATGGTGCCTGTTGGCTTGGCTGGCAGGGACGTGATTGCCAGTGCTGACACAGGTTCTGGGAAGACGGTGGCCTTTCTGCTGCCAGTAGTAGTGTGTGCTTTGAAG AGGCTAGTGGAGGGTGGTCTCGGTGGTCCGGCGGCTCTCATCCTGACCCCCACCAGGGAGCTGGCCATCCAGATCGAGAGGCAGACCAAGGAGCTGGTGCTGGGCCTACCTAACATGAGGACTGGCCTGCTGGTGGGAGGCATGCCCCTGCCCCCGCAGCTCCACCGCCTCAAGAGCACCATCAAG ATAATAATTGCTACCCCAGGACGACTGCTGGAGATCCTGAAACAGAAGGCAGTGCAGCTGGATGGAGTGAGGGTTGTGGTGGTTGATGAG GCAGACACCATGCTGAAGATGGGCTTTCAGCAGCAGATCCTGAAGGTTCTAGAGAACATCCCGGAGGAGCACCAGACCCTGCTAACATCTGCCACCATCCCCAAGGGCACAGAGCAGCTGGCAGCCCGACTGACCCAGGACCCGGTACGTATCGCCATCGGGGACAGGAACCAGCCCTGCGCCGACATCCGCCAGATAGTGCTCTGGGTGGAGGAGCCCTCCAAGAAGAAGAAGCTCTTTGAGATTTTAAAT GATGGAAAGCTGTACCAGCCTCCGGTGGTTGTGTTTGTGGACTGTAAACTTGGGGCGGACCTACTGTGTGAGGCCGTGAAGAAGATCATGGGCCTCAACGCGGTGGCCATCCACTCAGACAAGACCCAGTGGGAACGCAACCGCATCCTCAAG GGTCTACTTGAAGGGGACTTTGAAGTGGTGGTCAGCACTGGCGTTCTGGGCAGAGGGCTCGACCTGGTCAACGTCAAACTGGTGGTCAACTTTGACATGCCACCCAACATGGATGAGTATGTTCATCAG GTGGGCAGAGCAGGCAGACTGGGTCACCGGGGCACGGCCATCACGTTTGTCAACAACGACAACAAACGTCTGTTCCTGGAGGTGGTGAACCGGGTGAAGCCCACAGGTTCCCAGCTTCCACCCCAGCTTCTCAACTCCCCCCACCTCCATGAGCAGCAGAGGAGGGACAAACAGAAAGCCAAGCAAAGGGGGGAGGATGACATCATGGTCACCAAGAACAACCTCCTCGACATCATCCGGAAACACAACAGGAGCTCAAAGAGATAG